In Aegilops tauschii subsp. strangulata cultivar AL8/78 chromosome 3, Aet v6.0, whole genome shotgun sequence, one genomic interval encodes:
- the LOC109746971 gene encoding uncharacterized protein yields MAKWGKRRTRTSPPAAALPSTTNNISASSSPYFLPDLIPLVASRLTTLEDFFALRAACRAYRARLPLSSSNLASQGPLLLVHHKASTSEALFHVPLRRILRFRLPCARRSPILACLRWLFPTRFAPGDPSPTSFHSFGCRVAIQDASRPELRIRHLLTGKRAVARLPGPPEEYDAVIFSGDLIIAFTQWRPDIYYCRTGHAHWRAAWCDGGYQLYSLMSLKGTLYALTYPNYGLATVELDNNSVVLSFLEDKLSAQTVLNCSTLWLAECHGQLLLVVRTSTYHVFRWKSGERKWARTQSLGGCSLFFNLHEFAGCLGPDHPAVRRDCLYFTGWSGNWSEYSLVDGSLHENDVDYPGRAARKHFVPLAWVLPSIC; encoded by the coding sequence ATGGCGAAGTGGGGGAAGCGCCGGACGAGGAcctcgccgccggccgccgccctccCCTCCACCACCAACAACATCTCCGCCTCTTCCTCGCCGTACTTCCTACCGGACCTGATCCCGTTGGTCGCGAGCCGGCTGACGACCCTGGAGGACTTCTTCGCCCTCCGCGCCGCCTGCCGCGCCTACCGGGCTCGCCTCCCGCTGTCGTCGTCCAACCTCGCCTCCCAGGGCCCGCTCCTCCTCGTCCACCACAAGGCCTCTACCTCGGAGGCTCTCTTCCACGTCCCCCTCCGCCGCATCCTCCGCTTCCGCCTCCCTtgcgcccgccggagccccatCCTCGCCTGTCTCCGCTGGCTCTTCCCTACCCGCTTCGCCCCTGGGGACCCTAGCCCCACCTCCTTCCACTCCTTTGGCTGCCGCGTCGCCATCCAAGACGCCAGCCGCCCCGAGCTCCGCATCCGCCACCTACTCACCGGCAAGCGCGCCGTAGCCCGCCTCCCTGGCCCGCCGGAAGAATATGACGCAGTTATCTTTTCCGGCGACCTCATCATTGCATTCACGCAATGGCGGCCTGACATCTACTACTGCCGCACCGGGCATGCTCACTGGCGAGCGGCCTGGTGTGATGGAGGCTACCAGCTTTACAGTCTGATGTCCTTGAAAGGCACGCTCTACGCGTTGACTTACCCAAATTACGGCCTTGCTACCGTCGAGCTTGACAACAATTCGGTGGTGTTATCGTTTCTTGAAGATAAGCTGAGTGCGCAGACAGTTCTGAATTGTTCGACTTTATGGCTCGCAGAGTGCCACGGTCAGCTATTGCTCGTTGTCAGAACCTCTACGTACCATGTTTTCCGGTGGAAGTCCGGGGAGAGGAAGTGGGCGAGGACCCAAAGCCTTGGTGGTTGCAGCTTGTTCTTTAATTTGCATGAGTTTGCTGGTTGTCTTGGTCCAGATCATCCGGCAGTTCGAAGGGACTGCTTGTACTTTACTGGGTGGTCTGGGAACTGGAGTGAGTATTCTTTGGTTGATGGATCTTTGCATGAGAATGATGTCGACTACCCTGGGCGAGCAGCAAGGAAGCATTTTGTACCACTGGCATGGGTCCTTCCAAGCATTTGTTGA